The Rhinoderma darwinii isolate aRhiDar2 chromosome 8, aRhiDar2.hap1, whole genome shotgun sequence genome has a window encoding:
- the LOC142659639 gene encoding fibronectin type-III domain-containing protein 3A-like isoform X2, protein MIISAMMADQPPPLEATSLMNEVSLVPHMVNGDSTQQVIVVQVNPGETFTIRTEDGHFQCIPGPAHVPMMSPNGSMPPIFVPPGYVSQVVEENGVRKVLVLPHSTEFHPSMHPPPPHVTHFMHHHPALLAHPPHHVYPPVPGTGELPPQFIHQHPPPPPHIFQEQELRSHGRMNFPQRDERSMKVQEQLRKKLKDRQISNHNNNKLHSPPSSPHKAHIAANSHMQNGYTKGQHLTGGPIKLKQATRIHGSPPAENESGDGEAELKKLQDLNPSMAKPVVSNLEARSAVLSWSVQITSQNRESPTSHLPGAFMYEVTVSNSGKNGKFKPAYSGDSTTCTLADLRPATDYHVRVTATCPPLEGSISELVSFTTESCEPDSPAPPKLINRSRNCLNLQWKASNDNGSKINGYLLEWDEGKHAPYKECYFGHLKQYKLTKLSPSTKYAFRIAAKNDIGMSGFSDTVVCYTAGSVPPVPSPPRLRQAGITWLCLEWSPPNDMPSDETLTYILEMEEEGSGYGFKPKQNSEDLICTLRNLRRNTSYKFRVFAVNSEGRSSPSDIVEYTTSPDKPGPPCKPSTKGKIHAHSVKVMWDAPKDNGGSEVMKYFLEMAENTNGSKWEAMYSGHSKEHVCDHLKPGTCYRFRLYCANIVGSSQVSDVLTVQTGIVPPGPCHPPRLAGKAKSKELNLQWDAPGVDGGSAVTSYTVEMAQSEQEDRGPVYQGPDLDCTVSNLLPGQTYCFWIKASNKAGCGPYSEASTFCTAPGPPERCKIPLLICKSAHCVLASWEVPACNGAEITEYRLEWGRVEGCMQIIYTGSSSSYEIKGLTPATTYYCRIQAVNIAGTGMFGDTAVITTPASVPAAVSVLQVVDEELLEPPIPSPSECLALQWKEPCSNGAEITAYTVEYGEKQQITVDSVTSCVLTNLVPDRTYRIRIQAINSLGAGPFSPSIKAKTKPPPPNPPHLECVVFSHQSLKLKWGDGTSKALATETSQYNLQMEDKLSRFFTIYNGPCHTYKVQRLNESTTYNFRIQAYNEAGEGPFSEVYSFATTKSLPAALKAPKVQQNESNLCEVSWEALPPMRGDSMVYILQLTNGREFDQVYKGTDTSFTFANFQTNCEYRFRVCAGRQYQDSNGLQELYGPYSPSTMFSSQRPELDLPCVNAALEATKSKRKSLSDEQFAILLLMMFAVVAFLFAVVIQYFVIK, encoded by the exons GTGATTGTGGTGCAAGTGAACCCCGGGGAGACCTTCACCATCCGCACAGAAGATGGACACTTTCAGTGTATCCCAG GTCCAGCACATGTTCCCATGATGTCACCAAATGGCTCCATGCCTCCTATATTTGTGCCGCCTGGTTATGTGTCTCag GTTGTGGAAGAAAATGGAGTCCGCAAAGTGTTGGTCTTGCCACATTCGACAGAGTTCCATCCATCAATGCACCCTCCGCCACCTCACGTAACTCATTTTATGCACCATCACCCTGCTCTGCTCGCTCACCCACCTCATCATGTGTACCCACCAGTGCCTGGCACAGGAGAGTTGCCGCCTCAATTTATACACCAGCACCCACCACCCCCACCACATATTTTCCAGGAACAAG AACTGCGGTCCCATGGGAGGATGAACTTTCCACAGAGAGATGAGAGAAGCATGAAAGTGCAAGAGCAACTTCGGAAAAAATTAAAAGACCGTCAAATTAGCAACCACAACAACAACAAACTGCACAGCCCACCTTCCTCCCCTCACAAAGCACACATTGCTGCCAATTCACACATGCAAAACGGATACACCAAGGGTCAGCACCTTACAGGTGGGCCTATTAAACTGAAGCAAGCAACTCGAATACATGGTAGTCCGCCTGCCGAGAATGAATCAGGAG ATGGAGAAGCAGAACTGAAAAAGCTACAAGATTTAAACCCCAGCATGGCGAAGCCGGTT GTTTCCAACTTGGAGGCAAGGTCTGCTGTGTTGTCCTGGAGTGTTCAAATCACCTCCCAGAACCGTGAGAGTCCCACAAGCCATTTACCAGGGGCTTTCATGTATGAGGTGACCGTATCCAACAGCGGCAAGAACGGAAAGTTCAAGCCTGCTTACTC AGGAGATTCTACAACGTGCACACTCGCAGACCTGCGGCCAGCAACGGACTACCATGTACG AGTTACTGCCACGTGTCCACCTTTAGAGGGATCCATCTCTGAATTAGTGAGTTTTACTACGGAAAGCTGTGAGCCGGATTCACCAGCCCCGCCAAAACTCATTAATAGAAGTCGAAATTGTTTGAACCTGCAGTGGAAG GCGTCTAATGACAATGGATCAAAAATTAATGGCTACCTTTTGGAATGGGATGAG GGGAAACATGCGCCATATAAAGAATGCTATTTCGGTCACCTTAAGCAATACAAGTTAACAAAGCTGTCTCCATCCACAAAGTATGCCTTTAGAATAGCAGCCAAAAATGATATTGGAATGAG TGGTTTCAGTGATACAGTGGTATGCTACACAGCAGGGAGTGTACCACCTGTGCCCTCACCGCCAAGGCTCAGgcaagctggtataacctggctcTGCTTAGAATGGAGTCCACCGAATGATATGCCCTCAGATGAAACCCTCACCTATATCCTGGAAATGGAAGAGGAAGGCTCG ggttaCGGTTTCAAACCGAAACAGAACAGTGAAGACCTCATATGCACTTTAAGAAACCTGAGAAGGAACACTTCATACAAGTTTAGG gTCTTTGCAGTTAACAGTGAAGGCAGAAGTAGTCCGAGTGATATAGTAGAATACACAACGTCCCCTGATAAACCTGGACCCCCATGTAAACCAAGTACAAAGGGCAAAATCCATGCGCACAGTGTAAAAGTCATGTGGG ATGCCCCAAAAGACAATGGCGGCTCAGAAGTTATGAAGTACTTCCttgaaatggcagaaaacacaaatG GGAGTAAATGGGAGGCCATGTACAGTGGGCATTCTAAAGAACATGTGTGCGATCATCTCAAGCCTGGTACTTGCTATAGGTTTAGGCTGTATTGCGCAAATATAGTGGGTTCCAGTCAG GTTTCTGATGTATTAACAGTCCAGACTGGCATTGTTCCACCAGGTCCCTGCCACCCCCCACGTTTAGCTGGAAAAGCCAAATCCAAGGAGTTGAATCTGCAGTGGG ATGCTCCAGGTGTAGATGGCGGCTCAGCAGTTACTTCCTATACTGTAGAGATGGCACAATCTGAACAAGAAGATCGAGGTCCAGTGTATCAAGGTCCAGACCTGGACTGCACAGTGAGCAACCTGCTGCCCGGCCAGACCTACTGCTTCTGGATAAAAGCTTCAAATAAAGCCGGG TGTGGTCCTTATTCAGAAGCTTCTACGTTCTGCACAGCACCTGGACCTCCAGAAAGATGCAAAATACCATTGTTGATATGTAAGAGTGCACACTGTGTTCTAGCAAGCTGGGAG GTTCCTGCATGTAACGGAGCAGAGATCACAGAATATCGGTTAGAGTGGGGCAGGGTGGAAGGATGTATGCAGATCATCTATACAGGATCATCTTCAAGCTATGAAATCAAAGGTCTAACACCAGCAACTACATATTACTGTAGAATtcag GCGGTTAACATCGCTGGCACTGGGATGTTCGGAGACACCGCAGTCATTACAACGCCAGCATCTGTTCCTGCAGCGGTTTCTGTACTGCAGGTTGTTGATGAAGAGCTCCTGGAACCTCCAATACCCTCACCCTCCGAGTGCCTTGCCCTTCAATGGAAGGAACCATGCAGCAATGGGGCAGAGATCACTGCTTACACCGTAGAGTATGGGGAGAAGCAGCAGATTACAGTGGATTCTGTCACTAGCTGTGTTCTCACAAATCTAGTCCCTGACCGCACTTACAG GATACGAATTCAGGCCATAAACAGTCTTGGAGCCGGTCCATTTAGTCCATCTATTAAAGCCAAAACGAAGCCGCCTCCACCCAATCCTCCACATCTGGAATGTGTGGTCTTCAGTCACCAGAGCCTTAAGTTAAAATGGGGGGACGGGACAAGTAAAGCTTTAGCTACAGAAACATCACAGTACAATCTACAGATGGAAGATAAACTCAGCAG GTTTTTTACCATCTACAATGGACCATGTCATACATATAAAGTGCAAAGATTGAACGAATCAACTACATACAACTTCAGAATTCAGGCATACAATGAAGCAGGGGAAGGCCCGTTTTCTGAAGTGTACAGTTTCGCTACAACCAAATCTCTGCCAGCTGCATTAAAAG CACCCAAAGTACAACAAAATGAAAGCAATCTGTGTGAAGTATCTTGGGAGGCTTTGCCACCGATGAGGGGAGATTCAATGGTTTACATCCTTCAACTTACCAATGGGAGAGAGTTTGATCAG GTATACAAAGGAACAGACACCTcattcacttttgcaaactttcaaACAAACTGTGAATACAGATTCAGAGTTTGCGCTGGACGGCAATACCAAGATTCCAATGGGTTACAAGAATTGTATGGCCCTTACAGCCCGAGCACCATGTTCTCATCTCAAAGACCAGAGTTGGATTTGCCGTGTGTTAATGCTGCATTAGAGGCCACGAAAAGCAAAAGGAAGTCTCTCAGCGACGAGCAGTTTGCCATCTTGCTCCTAATGATGTTTGCCGTGGTGGCCTTTCTCTTTGCAGTCGTCATCCAGTACTTTGTAATTAAGTAG
- the LOC142659639 gene encoding fibronectin type-III domain-containing protein 3A-like isoform X1, with protein MIISAMMADQPPPLEATSLMNEVSLVPHMVNGDSTQQPLYLQVIVVQVNPGETFTIRTEDGHFQCIPGPAHVPMMSPNGSMPPIFVPPGYVSQVVEENGVRKVLVLPHSTEFHPSMHPPPPHVTHFMHHHPALLAHPPHHVYPPVPGTGELPPQFIHQHPPPPPHIFQEQELRSHGRMNFPQRDERSMKVQEQLRKKLKDRQISNHNNNKLHSPPSSPHKAHIAANSHMQNGYTKGQHLTGGPIKLKQATRIHGSPPAENESGDGEAELKKLQDLNPSMAKPVVSNLEARSAVLSWSVQITSQNRESPTSHLPGAFMYEVTVSNSGKNGKFKPAYSGDSTTCTLADLRPATDYHVRVTATCPPLEGSISELVSFTTESCEPDSPAPPKLINRSRNCLNLQWKASNDNGSKINGYLLEWDEGKHAPYKECYFGHLKQYKLTKLSPSTKYAFRIAAKNDIGMSGFSDTVVCYTAGSVPPVPSPPRLRQAGITWLCLEWSPPNDMPSDETLTYILEMEEEGSGYGFKPKQNSEDLICTLRNLRRNTSYKFRVFAVNSEGRSSPSDIVEYTTSPDKPGPPCKPSTKGKIHAHSVKVMWDAPKDNGGSEVMKYFLEMAENTNGSKWEAMYSGHSKEHVCDHLKPGTCYRFRLYCANIVGSSQVSDVLTVQTGIVPPGPCHPPRLAGKAKSKELNLQWDAPGVDGGSAVTSYTVEMAQSEQEDRGPVYQGPDLDCTVSNLLPGQTYCFWIKASNKAGCGPYSEASTFCTAPGPPERCKIPLLICKSAHCVLASWEVPACNGAEITEYRLEWGRVEGCMQIIYTGSSSSYEIKGLTPATTYYCRIQAVNIAGTGMFGDTAVITTPASVPAAVSVLQVVDEELLEPPIPSPSECLALQWKEPCSNGAEITAYTVEYGEKQQITVDSVTSCVLTNLVPDRTYRIRIQAINSLGAGPFSPSIKAKTKPPPPNPPHLECVVFSHQSLKLKWGDGTSKALATETSQYNLQMEDKLSRFFTIYNGPCHTYKVQRLNESTTYNFRIQAYNEAGEGPFSEVYSFATTKSLPAALKAPKVQQNESNLCEVSWEALPPMRGDSMVYILQLTNGREFDQVYKGTDTSFTFANFQTNCEYRFRVCAGRQYQDSNGLQELYGPYSPSTMFSSQRPELDLPCVNAALEATKSKRKSLSDEQFAILLLMMFAVVAFLFAVVIQYFVIK; from the exons CCTCTGTATTTGCAGGTGATTGTGGTGCAAGTGAACCCCGGGGAGACCTTCACCATCCGCACAGAAGATGGACACTTTCAGTGTATCCCAG GTCCAGCACATGTTCCCATGATGTCACCAAATGGCTCCATGCCTCCTATATTTGTGCCGCCTGGTTATGTGTCTCag GTTGTGGAAGAAAATGGAGTCCGCAAAGTGTTGGTCTTGCCACATTCGACAGAGTTCCATCCATCAATGCACCCTCCGCCACCTCACGTAACTCATTTTATGCACCATCACCCTGCTCTGCTCGCTCACCCACCTCATCATGTGTACCCACCAGTGCCTGGCACAGGAGAGTTGCCGCCTCAATTTATACACCAGCACCCACCACCCCCACCACATATTTTCCAGGAACAAG AACTGCGGTCCCATGGGAGGATGAACTTTCCACAGAGAGATGAGAGAAGCATGAAAGTGCAAGAGCAACTTCGGAAAAAATTAAAAGACCGTCAAATTAGCAACCACAACAACAACAAACTGCACAGCCCACCTTCCTCCCCTCACAAAGCACACATTGCTGCCAATTCACACATGCAAAACGGATACACCAAGGGTCAGCACCTTACAGGTGGGCCTATTAAACTGAAGCAAGCAACTCGAATACATGGTAGTCCGCCTGCCGAGAATGAATCAGGAG ATGGAGAAGCAGAACTGAAAAAGCTACAAGATTTAAACCCCAGCATGGCGAAGCCGGTT GTTTCCAACTTGGAGGCAAGGTCTGCTGTGTTGTCCTGGAGTGTTCAAATCACCTCCCAGAACCGTGAGAGTCCCACAAGCCATTTACCAGGGGCTTTCATGTATGAGGTGACCGTATCCAACAGCGGCAAGAACGGAAAGTTCAAGCCTGCTTACTC AGGAGATTCTACAACGTGCACACTCGCAGACCTGCGGCCAGCAACGGACTACCATGTACG AGTTACTGCCACGTGTCCACCTTTAGAGGGATCCATCTCTGAATTAGTGAGTTTTACTACGGAAAGCTGTGAGCCGGATTCACCAGCCCCGCCAAAACTCATTAATAGAAGTCGAAATTGTTTGAACCTGCAGTGGAAG GCGTCTAATGACAATGGATCAAAAATTAATGGCTACCTTTTGGAATGGGATGAG GGGAAACATGCGCCATATAAAGAATGCTATTTCGGTCACCTTAAGCAATACAAGTTAACAAAGCTGTCTCCATCCACAAAGTATGCCTTTAGAATAGCAGCCAAAAATGATATTGGAATGAG TGGTTTCAGTGATACAGTGGTATGCTACACAGCAGGGAGTGTACCACCTGTGCCCTCACCGCCAAGGCTCAGgcaagctggtataacctggctcTGCTTAGAATGGAGTCCACCGAATGATATGCCCTCAGATGAAACCCTCACCTATATCCTGGAAATGGAAGAGGAAGGCTCG ggttaCGGTTTCAAACCGAAACAGAACAGTGAAGACCTCATATGCACTTTAAGAAACCTGAGAAGGAACACTTCATACAAGTTTAGG gTCTTTGCAGTTAACAGTGAAGGCAGAAGTAGTCCGAGTGATATAGTAGAATACACAACGTCCCCTGATAAACCTGGACCCCCATGTAAACCAAGTACAAAGGGCAAAATCCATGCGCACAGTGTAAAAGTCATGTGGG ATGCCCCAAAAGACAATGGCGGCTCAGAAGTTATGAAGTACTTCCttgaaatggcagaaaacacaaatG GGAGTAAATGGGAGGCCATGTACAGTGGGCATTCTAAAGAACATGTGTGCGATCATCTCAAGCCTGGTACTTGCTATAGGTTTAGGCTGTATTGCGCAAATATAGTGGGTTCCAGTCAG GTTTCTGATGTATTAACAGTCCAGACTGGCATTGTTCCACCAGGTCCCTGCCACCCCCCACGTTTAGCTGGAAAAGCCAAATCCAAGGAGTTGAATCTGCAGTGGG ATGCTCCAGGTGTAGATGGCGGCTCAGCAGTTACTTCCTATACTGTAGAGATGGCACAATCTGAACAAGAAGATCGAGGTCCAGTGTATCAAGGTCCAGACCTGGACTGCACAGTGAGCAACCTGCTGCCCGGCCAGACCTACTGCTTCTGGATAAAAGCTTCAAATAAAGCCGGG TGTGGTCCTTATTCAGAAGCTTCTACGTTCTGCACAGCACCTGGACCTCCAGAAAGATGCAAAATACCATTGTTGATATGTAAGAGTGCACACTGTGTTCTAGCAAGCTGGGAG GTTCCTGCATGTAACGGAGCAGAGATCACAGAATATCGGTTAGAGTGGGGCAGGGTGGAAGGATGTATGCAGATCATCTATACAGGATCATCTTCAAGCTATGAAATCAAAGGTCTAACACCAGCAACTACATATTACTGTAGAATtcag GCGGTTAACATCGCTGGCACTGGGATGTTCGGAGACACCGCAGTCATTACAACGCCAGCATCTGTTCCTGCAGCGGTTTCTGTACTGCAGGTTGTTGATGAAGAGCTCCTGGAACCTCCAATACCCTCACCCTCCGAGTGCCTTGCCCTTCAATGGAAGGAACCATGCAGCAATGGGGCAGAGATCACTGCTTACACCGTAGAGTATGGGGAGAAGCAGCAGATTACAGTGGATTCTGTCACTAGCTGTGTTCTCACAAATCTAGTCCCTGACCGCACTTACAG GATACGAATTCAGGCCATAAACAGTCTTGGAGCCGGTCCATTTAGTCCATCTATTAAAGCCAAAACGAAGCCGCCTCCACCCAATCCTCCACATCTGGAATGTGTGGTCTTCAGTCACCAGAGCCTTAAGTTAAAATGGGGGGACGGGACAAGTAAAGCTTTAGCTACAGAAACATCACAGTACAATCTACAGATGGAAGATAAACTCAGCAG GTTTTTTACCATCTACAATGGACCATGTCATACATATAAAGTGCAAAGATTGAACGAATCAACTACATACAACTTCAGAATTCAGGCATACAATGAAGCAGGGGAAGGCCCGTTTTCTGAAGTGTACAGTTTCGCTACAACCAAATCTCTGCCAGCTGCATTAAAAG CACCCAAAGTACAACAAAATGAAAGCAATCTGTGTGAAGTATCTTGGGAGGCTTTGCCACCGATGAGGGGAGATTCAATGGTTTACATCCTTCAACTTACCAATGGGAGAGAGTTTGATCAG GTATACAAAGGAACAGACACCTcattcacttttgcaaactttcaaACAAACTGTGAATACAGATTCAGAGTTTGCGCTGGACGGCAATACCAAGATTCCAATGGGTTACAAGAATTGTATGGCCCTTACAGCCCGAGCACCATGTTCTCATCTCAAAGACCAGAGTTGGATTTGCCGTGTGTTAATGCTGCATTAGAGGCCACGAAAAGCAAAAGGAAGTCTCTCAGCGACGAGCAGTTTGCCATCTTGCTCCTAATGATGTTTGCCGTGGTGGCCTTTCTCTTTGCAGTCGTCATCCAGTACTTTGTAATTAAGTAG